The genomic region AGGCTGCTCCGGTTGCTGATGTAACCACGCCAATCCGTTCGGGAAATTTTGGAAGAGGTTGTTTATGACTATCGTCGAACAGCCCTTCTTCTTTGAGTTTGGCTTTCAGCTTTTCAAAAGCTTGCTGTAGTTTCCCGATTCCGGCTTGTTGAACCAAACTCACTATCATTTGGTACCGGCCGTGCGGGGCATAAACCTGCAAATCTCCTCCAACTACAATTTGTTGCCCATCAGTGAGGTTAATATCCAACCGTTGTGCAGTGGTTCTCCAAATTACGCAGGGCAGGGAGGCTCCAGAATCCTTCAGCGTAAAATAATAATGTCCGTTTCGGCTTTGATTCACATTGCTGGTTTCGCCCTCCACCAGTATATCGGTGAAGTTTTGTTCCAGCAGATTCTTAATCTTATCGGTGAGCTGGGATACGGTGGGAATATCGAATAGAAACGGGATTTGGTTGTCGGGCATAGAATGAATTTCTGTTCAAAATCGAGTTCAAATATAGAGGTTTATATAGAGTGATGAAGTGGTAAAGTAAGTAGTTTTGAGAGTTGATAGGGTGACAGCATTATTTGTTATATTTTTAGGTATGAAAATATACAAGCTAAGCTCTTTAGACCAGCAAATGAATTTCGAATCTTTGAAAATTGAATACCAAGCCAAAGATCTAATCCTTTAACCCAGCGAAGGATTTCAATCCTTCAAGAATATATTTCGATACATATTCCATGACCAAACAAGAAATAGAGCAATATTTATATAAACACATCCCAATAACAAAATCATTGGGGGTGAAAGCCGTGGCTTTTTCCGAAGAGGAGGTGAAATTTGAAGCTCCATTGTCGAATAACATCAATCATCGCTCTACGGCGTTTGGCGGGAGCATAAGCAGCTTGTTGATTACAACCGGGTGGTCATATCTAAGAATGTTGTTTGACGACCGGGACTCAATACCACGAATTGTGATCGGCAGAAGTGCTACCAATTATTTGAAACCTATAAGTTCTGATTTTCTCTCGGAGCTGGTTATACCCAAAAAAGAGATATTGAAGAATTTTATGGAAATGTTTGATCGATTTGGAAAGGCTCGAATTACGTTAAACGCGCAGATTAAAAAAGAAGGGAACGTAATGGCTGAGTTTGAAGGGGATTTTGTGGTGATGGCTAATAAATGAGAATCGCTTTTTCCCGGATATTCTCTCTTTGTGCTTTAGCCTCTAAACACGGTATATTTGCGGTCGAACTTGAAAGCCAAAATCATATTTATGCTCCTCAAAAACCTGAAACCTGTCAGCAATTCCCATAAAGGTAAAGATACCGTTGATATCCGCATTGAGGAGGATGTAATCAAAGAAATAGGAACCGGATTAAAGGCCAAGAAAGGAGAAGATACGCACGATTTCAAAGGCGCCTATGTGTCGCCCGGGTGGATGGATATGCATGTTCATCTGCGCGAACCGGGCTTTGAACATAAAGAAACCATCAAAACAGGATGTGATGCAGCAGCTTTTGGGGGTTTTACAGCCATAGCCTGTATGCCGAACACCAAGCCGGCTACACATACACGTGATGTGGTAGAATTCATTATCAAAAAAGCAGAGAAATTACCGGTTGATGTTCATCCCATAGCTTGCGTTACCAAAGAGCGGAAGGGGGAATCTATTGCCGAAATGGCGGATTTAAAAGAAGGCGGTGCAGTTGCATTCAGTGATGACGGCGACCCGGTGTATAATTCTCAAGTGATGCGAGTGGCCCTGGAGTATTCGTCAATGTTAGGCATGCCAATTATAAACCACGAAGAAGACCTGGATTTATCCAGACCGGGACATATGAATGAGAGCAAAGTTTCGACCCGGCTTGGCTTGGATGGTACACCGGCAATTGCAGAGGAGGTAATGATAGCTCGCGATATTATGCTGGCAGAATATACCGGCGGGCATATTCACGTTGCACATATCAGTACTAAAAATGCTGTGGATTTGGTGCGGAAGGCTAAGAAGAAAGGAATTAAGGTGACCACCGAAGTCTGTGCTCATCACTTTGATTTGACGGATGAAGAAATTGACCGTACAAATTACGATACCAATTTTAAAATGCACCCCCCATTACGCACTCAGGAAGACGTGGATGCGATGGTGGAAGGTTTAGTGGATGGAACCATTGATGCAATTTGTACTGATCATGCCCCACATGCGATTGAGGAAAAAGAAGTAGAGTTTATTTACGCCCCTAATGGAATCATAGGATTGGAAACGGCATGGTCTGTTTCGAATAAACGATTGCTGCAAACCAAGAAATTAAATCTTCAACAATTGATGGAGAAACTGGTATACAATCCTCGTAAAATTCTGAACCTGGAAATTCCGGAAATCAAAGAAGGAGCTAAAGCCAACCTTACTTTTTTCAATTCGGACGAAGAATGGACATTCACACCGAAAAACGTTCGATCCAAGTCGAAGAATTCTCCTTATCTAAATGAAAAATTACAGGGAAGAGCGGTTGGGATTTTTAACAAAGGGCAATTAGTGCTAAACGAACTTCGTTAGTTCAGCGCTTTAAAAACAGAAGTTGATGATACTCGCCATAGAGACGGCCACAAATATTTGCTCGGTTTGCTTTCAGGATAGCGAAGGCAAGGTTTATGAAAAAAGAACTGAACGTAAAGGCTCTCATTCTGAATTACTTTTTCTATTTATCAGGGAATTAATGAAGGAATATTCATTTAAGATGAGTGATTTGGATGCAGTTTTGGTAAGTACAGGCCCCGGGTCTTATACCGGACTAAGAATAGCAGCCAGTGCAGTAAAAGGGATGCTTTTTGGGGTGAATGTGGATGTTTATGCGGCCAATACATTGGCAGGGTTTGCGCAGTCTGCAAAAGAAGGAAATATTCATGCAGTAATCAACGCTCGCCGAAAACATCTGTATTATCAGGAATTTAAGAAAGATAATGTGTTATCAGCCGTTTCTGAGTCACAAATTTTGGAAATCTCCGAAATTCAAGAGAAACTGTCTCCCGGAGATTATATTATTGGAACAGGAATTGAACGATTAGATGCAAAAAAAATGGAAGAGGTAAAAATTATGGATTCGACGGTCATTACCTCAAAAACGTTGATTTCACTTTTTAACGGTGATGAAAAAGAATATTTTTTTGCTAAAACAACAGCTGAGGAACTTGAGTCCAACTATTTAAGTAGCAGTCAGGTAAATAATACCTCTCTGTAAACAGATTCAGAATTAAGCCTCAGAATCTTTATTTTATAAGTCTAAAAAATTCACAAAAAGCAGCATATGTCCTGGTTTAAAAGAAAAGACGAAAACATCCAAACTGACACTCGAAAAGAAATGCCGGAAGGTGTTTGGATTAAAGTACCCACTACCGGTGAAACCATTCATAGGCGAGAGCTTGAAGATAACCTTTGGGTAGATCCGTTAAGCGGCTATCACTTCAGGATTGGAAGTGAAAAATATTTTGATATTATTTTCGATAAAGGAAAGTTTGAGGAATTGGGGCATGAAATTCAGCCTACCGACCCTCTTGAATTTGAAGACCGCAAAAAATACAAAGATCGGCTCAAGGAATATCAGGAAAAAACAGGCCTGTCTGATGCCGCACGGGTTGGAGTCGGTAAAATGAATAAACTCGATATTGTGGTTGCCTGTATGGATTTTTCATTTATTGGCGGAAGTATGGGTTCGGTAGTTGGTGAGCGACTTGGAGTTGCCATAGATCATGCCCGAGAAAATAAATTCCCCTTGATTATTATTTCTCAAACCGGTGGGGCACGTATGATGGAAAGTGTACTCAGCTTAATGCAGATGGCAAAAACTTCAGCTAAACTTGCTCAGCTGGAAGAAGCAAAGGTACCTTACATTTCTTATATGACCGACCCAACCACCGGAGGTGTAACTGCTAGTTATGCTATGCTGGGAGATTTTAATGTTGCCGAGCCCGGCGCTTTAATTGGTTTTGCCGGTCCGCGGGTTATTCGCCAAACCATAGGCCGGGATTTGCCGGAAGGGTTTCAGACGGCAGAATATTTATTGGAACATGGATTCCTGGATTTCATTGTACCAAGAAATGAGATGAAAGCAAAGCTTACCAAGTTGCTGAAACTCGTTCTCCATAAAAAATAAATTAAATTTTAATAACCAATCCTGAAAAGAATGCAATCCGCGTTCTTTTCTTGTTTAAACCCAACTTGATCTTATGAAAGTACTGAAGCTGTCTGTCTTATTACTTGTAATATGTTCTGTTACCTCCGTTGCCCAGGATAAGCAACCGATTGAATTTACCCACCTTTTTGATGGCACTTTTTCTCCTAACAATGTACAAAATGTGCGTTGGATGAATGATGGAGGATATTATTCTGCCACTAACGAAAACAAAATCATCCGTTTTAATATAGTGGATGGAACAGAACGGACATTGTTTGATGGCGCTGATTTTGAAGGAAGTGACGGAGAGCGCCCCTTTAATATTCAGGGCTATCAATTTTCTGCCGATGAATCAAAATTGCTTATTAAAACCGATATTGAGCGAATCTGGAGACGAAGTACCCGTGAAAATTATTATGTGTATGATATTGGGGCCGATGAGCTTTCAAAACTGACACAGTCGGAGGAAAAACAACAATACGCTGAACTTTCACCCCAGGGAGACCGTGCGGCTTTTGTAAGAGACAATAATTTATTTTGGGTTGACCTTGAGACAGGTGTGGAAACTCAAATTACCGATGATGGTGAATTCAATAAAATTATTAATGGAGCTGCTGACTGGGTTTATGAAGAAGAATTTGGTTTTGCAAAAGCATGGTTTTGGTCGCCGGATGGTAATCGGATTGGATTCTATAAATTCAATGAAGAGCGTGTTCAAGAGTTTTTTATGACTGAATGGGACGGATTATATCCGGAAGCGGTTAAGTTCAAATATCCGAAAGCCGGGGAGGATAATTCCATAGTATCTATTCATGTATACCATCTCGATTCCGGGGAAACTGTTACCATGGATATTGGCGATGAAACCGACCAATACATTCCCAGAATTAACTGGACAAATGATAACAACTTACTTGCCATACGAAGGATGAATCGTCTTCAAAACAAGCTGGATCTGTTATTTGCTAATGCGGAAACAGGTTCCTCTGAGGTGATATTGACTGAAGAGAGTGACACTTGGATTGATATTCATGATAACCTGCATTTTTTAAGCAATGGAAAACAGTTTATAACTACCAGCGACAAGGATGGTTATAATCATGTGTATTTGTACAATATGGAAGGAGAAGAACTTCAGCAGGTAACCAACGGTGAATGGGATGTGACAAGTTTGCTCGGTCATGATGAGCGAAATTACCGTTTGTATTATGTGGGAACTGAAGAATCTTCGTTGGAGAGGCATCTATACAGTGTACGGGTAGATGGGAAAAGAAAAGAAAAATTGACGGAAGGCGCGGGTTGGCACAGCATCAATATGAGCCGTGACTTTAAGTATTACATTGATAATTGGGCAGATTATAATAAACCTCCCGTTGTTTCTTTGCATCGTCAAGACGGAAGAGAAGTCCGCACGATTGAAGCAAATACTGAACTGGCAGGAAAAATGGAAGAATACAGCCTGATTCAAAAAGAATTTTTGACACTGGATATAAACGGTGCCCAATTAAATGCATATATGATGAAACCGGTTGATTTTGACTCTACACGACAGTACCCGCTGCTGATGTATGTATATGGTGGCCCCGGCAGTCAAACGGTCACTCGTAGATTTGAAAGTGGTGTACGCCCTATGTGGCATCAATATCTTGCAAACCAGGGATATATTGTGGTTTCGGTCGACAATCGCGGTACCGGAGGTCGTGGTCGTGATTTTAAAAAGCAGACGTATAAGAAATTAGGACAGCTGGAAACAGCCGATCAAATTGAGGCGGCTAAGTATTTTTCTCAACTGTCCTTTGTAGATGCAAATCGGATTGGAATTTGGGGATGGAGTTATGGCGGCTATATGTCTTCCCTGGCCCTGGCAGAAGGAGCAGATGTATTCAGTACTGCCATAGCGGTTGCTCCCGTAACACACTGGAAATATTATGACACCATTTATACCGAGCGGTTTATGCAAACTCCCCAGCTGAACCCGGAAGGTTACAAAGAAGGTTCTCCGTTGACAAAGGCAGAACAAATTGAAGGAAATTACTTATTGGTTCATGGCACCGGAGATGATAACGTACATTATCAAAATGCCGTTGAGATGGTTGATGCCTTGATAGCCGGAGATGTGCATTTTGACCTGATGATTTATCCCAACCGGAATCATGGCATTTATGGGGGAAATACCAGCCGCCATCTGTACCGAATGATGAATGAGTTTATTTTAGAAAATCTATAATTATTACTTTTTACGTGAATGTTACATCTGTACTCAGATGTAACATTCAATACTAATCTTTTAAAATTATCAAATGCGCTTCGCTGATTACGCTAAAATTTATGTGACTGCAGGACGAGGTGGAGATGGAGCTCTTCATTTTCGGAGAGAAAAATATGTACCCAAAGGAGGTCCTGACGGAGGCGATGGTGGCAAAGGGGGCGATGTAAAGCTGGTGGGAAATCCACAGCTCAACACCATTCTTGATCTTAGATACCGGAAATATATTAAAGCTGAGCATGGTGAAAATGGAGCAAAAAGTCGGATGACCGGCTCAGATGGTGATCCTGAAATTTTGGAAGTTCCGCTCGGTACGGTGGTTTATGATGCTGAAACCAAAGAACGATTAGGTGAAATCACCGAAGAGGGAGAAGAATTGGTAATAGCCAAAGGAGGTAAAGGCGGGTTAGGAAACTGGCACTTCAAAAGTTCTACAAATCAAACTCCACAGTTTGCTCAGGAAGGCAAACCCGGTGAAGAGCGTGTAGTTGAATTAGAATTGAAATTGATTGCTGATGTAGGATTAGTCGGATTCCCGAATGCCGGTAAAAGCACATTACTTTCAGTTCTTTCTCATGCAAAGCCTAAAATTGCAGATTATCCATTTACAACATTGGAGCCTAATTTGGGAGTAGTAAAATTTTCGGATTACCGAAGTTTTGTGATGGCAGATATTCCCGGAATTATAGAAGAAGCACATGAAGGAAAAGGTCTTGGAATTCAATTCCTGAGGCACATAGAGCGTAATAATGTATTATTGTTTATGGTAAGTGCCATGACCGATATCGAGTATGAATACAATGCGTTGCTTAATGAGCTTAAGTCATATCGAAAAGATTTGCTGGACAAACCTCGAGTGTTAGCTATCACTAAGATGGATTTAAAACAAGGGTTTGAGTTAGAAGAAGAACTTCACTTTGATGATGAAATTCCCGTTATTCCTATTTCTTCAGCCACCGGTCATGGTATCGATGAGCTAAGAGAGAAACTTTGGGAAATGATTCAACATGCTAAAGAACAAGAAAAGGAACAAGAAAAAACTTAGGGTACTAATAGCGCTTAGTTTAATTCCCGGTTTTGGTTGCCGCCGGGTGTTCAAACTGCTAAAAAAAATTGAAGACCCCGGAGAAATTTTTGCCCTGAGCAAAAGAAAGCTTCGAATGATAGAGGATATTGGAGAAGCTTCCGCACTGTCTATACTTTCTTTTAATAACTGGGATGAGGTTGATGAAATCATTAGAGCTACAGAGAAAAGTGGTTCACAGATTATCACTTTAGCCGACCCTGAATACCCCTCACTTTTAAAGCAAATTTATGATCCGCCGATTTTATTTTGGTTGAAAGGAAATTATGAGGCATTGTCTAAACCCGGAGTGGCTGTAGTTGGCACTCGGAATACATCGCAATACGGACGAAATATGGCGAAAAAACTGACCGGGGAATTAGCTGA from Gracilimonas sp. harbors:
- a CDS encoding YiiD C-terminal domain-containing protein: MTKQEIEQYLYKHIPITKSLGVKAVAFSEEEVKFEAPLSNNINHRSTAFGGSISSLLITTGWSYLRMLFDDRDSIPRIVIGRSATNYLKPISSDFLSELVIPKKEILKNFMEMFDRFGKARITLNAQIKKEGNVMAEFEGDFVVMANK
- the accD gene encoding acetyl-CoA carboxylase, carboxyltransferase subunit beta yields the protein MSWFKRKDENIQTDTRKEMPEGVWIKVPTTGETIHRRELEDNLWVDPLSGYHFRIGSEKYFDIIFDKGKFEELGHEIQPTDPLEFEDRKKYKDRLKEYQEKTGLSDAARVGVGKMNKLDIVVACMDFSFIGGSMGSVVGERLGVAIDHARENKFPLIIISQTGGARMMESVLSLMQMAKTSAKLAQLEEAKVPYISYMTDPTTGGVTASYAMLGDFNVAEPGALIGFAGPRVIRQTIGRDLPEGFQTAEYLLEHGFLDFIVPRNEMKAKLTKLLKLVLHKK
- the obgE gene encoding GTPase ObgE is translated as MRFADYAKIYVTAGRGGDGALHFRREKYVPKGGPDGGDGGKGGDVKLVGNPQLNTILDLRYRKYIKAEHGENGAKSRMTGSDGDPEILEVPLGTVVYDAETKERLGEITEEGEELVIAKGGKGGLGNWHFKSSTNQTPQFAQEGKPGEERVVELELKLIADVGLVGFPNAGKSTLLSVLSHAKPKIADYPFTTLEPNLGVVKFSDYRSFVMADIPGIIEEAHEGKGLGIQFLRHIERNNVLLFMVSAMTDIEYEYNALLNELKSYRKDLLDKPRVLAITKMDLKQGFELEEELHFDDEIPVIPISSATGHGIDELREKLWEMIQHAKEQEKEQEKT
- a CDS encoding S9 family peptidase, whose product is MKVLKLSVLLLVICSVTSVAQDKQPIEFTHLFDGTFSPNNVQNVRWMNDGGYYSATNENKIIRFNIVDGTERTLFDGADFEGSDGERPFNIQGYQFSADESKLLIKTDIERIWRRSTRENYYVYDIGADELSKLTQSEEKQQYAELSPQGDRAAFVRDNNLFWVDLETGVETQITDDGEFNKIINGAADWVYEEEFGFAKAWFWSPDGNRIGFYKFNEERVQEFFMTEWDGLYPEAVKFKYPKAGEDNSIVSIHVYHLDSGETVTMDIGDETDQYIPRINWTNDNNLLAIRRMNRLQNKLDLLFANAETGSSEVILTEESDTWIDIHDNLHFLSNGKQFITTSDKDGYNHVYLYNMEGEELQQVTNGEWDVTSLLGHDERNYRLYYVGTEESSLERHLYSVRVDGKRKEKLTEGAGWHSINMSRDFKYYIDNWADYNKPPVVSLHRQDGREVRTIEANTELAGKMEEYSLIQKEFLTLDINGAQLNAYMMKPVDFDSTRQYPLLMYVYGGPGSQTVTRRFESGVRPMWHQYLANQGYIVVSVDNRGTGGRGRDFKKQTYKKLGQLETADQIEAAKYFSQLSFVDANRIGIWGWSYGGYMSSLALAEGADVFSTAIAVAPVTHWKYYDTIYTERFMQTPQLNPEGYKEGSPLTKAEQIEGNYLLVHGTGDDNVHYQNAVEMVDALIAGDVHFDLMIYPNRNHGIYGGNTSRHLYRMMNEFILENL
- the tsaB gene encoding tRNA (adenosine(37)-N6)-threonylcarbamoyltransferase complex dimerization subunit type 1 TsaB, which encodes MILAIETATNICSVCFQDSEGKVYEKRTERKGSHSELLFLFIRELMKEYSFKMSDLDAVLVSTGPGSYTGLRIAASAVKGMLFGVNVDVYAANTLAGFAQSAKEGNIHAVINARRKHLYYQEFKKDNVLSAVSESQILEISEIQEKLSPGDYIIGTGIERLDAKKMEEVKIMDSTVITSKTLISLFNGDEKEYFFAKTTAEELESNYLSSSQVNNTSL
- a CDS encoding dihydroorotase; translated protein: MLLKNLKPVSNSHKGKDTVDIRIEEDVIKEIGTGLKAKKGEDTHDFKGAYVSPGWMDMHVHLREPGFEHKETIKTGCDAAAFGGFTAIACMPNTKPATHTRDVVEFIIKKAEKLPVDVHPIACVTKERKGESIAEMADLKEGGAVAFSDDGDPVYNSQVMRVALEYSSMLGMPIINHEEDLDLSRPGHMNESKVSTRLGLDGTPAIAEEVMIARDIMLAEYTGGHIHVAHISTKNAVDLVRKAKKKGIKVTTEVCAHHFDLTDEEIDRTNYDTNFKMHPPLRTQEDVDAMVEGLVDGTIDAICTDHAPHAIEEKEVEFIYAPNGIIGLETAWSVSNKRLLQTKKLNLQQLMEKLVYNPRKILNLEIPEIKEGAKANLTFFNSDEEWTFTPKNVRSKSKNSPYLNEKLQGRAVGIFNKGQLVLNELR